In the genome of Lathyrus oleraceus cultivar Zhongwan6 chromosome 4, CAAS_Psat_ZW6_1.0, whole genome shotgun sequence, the window gacagaTTAACGCTCCTAGATGTGGAATAGGGAGACATTTCAATCGGGTCAGTCATTGAATTTTTGGTCAATTCCATGTAATTTTTGTTacaacataaataaataaaattaatattttttaaaattaattgttaaataaacatttaaaaattaaaaataataattttaagGTGTATGCGTTAGATGAATTGGTGCATACACCAATGCATAAAACACATACGCCATGGTTGTTGGCGCCTCCATGCAATGCTTTGGAAGCATGCGTCAACACCAGTGACGTCTCCTCTTAGTGTTAAATGGATGTGTCAGATCAACTGACGTATCTGTTTGGAAATGTGattattttgataatttttttgaaaaaatagtTATTTCAAAATGTAATTTGAAAAATgtgattatttaaaaaaaatcgCATATGTACTCTTTTGCAAATGAGTCACCTATTAAGAGTCAAATATCCTTAAAATATTTACCGatttttaataataatattaatttatatttatttattaatataaaaaatcattaatatttataaattaacAATTTAAAAAAGTTAAAATAAGTTGACAAATCACAATATCTAAATTAATCTTGTTTGCTCTTTCGCATAAgttttttcaaaagaaaaaaaatatgaTGTATGACAATGACGATTATGTATTCTATTAAATTAGATTTAAAAATTTGTAGACTACATATATTTTTATTAGATGACTACGTAATCATTAAACAAACCCTTTTCAAATACTACATTTTAGTTATAATTGTAGGTATTTTTCAATACAAGGTATGTATGCAATGATTCAGTATAATGTGATAACGTGTCAATGGACTTTTATGAATGTGTCAATTTCTTGCTGATCACTTACGAACGTGTCTACTTTATGTTATTTGGGAAACTTCATTTTTCGTCATGAATTACATCCTATCGGTATTTAGAATATTGTTGTGCGTATTTTAGGGTATGTGTGTTGTTAAGTCTAATCCAACATATTTGTCAAATCTTTTCTGATCCAAATTATATTTATATTtgttccattttattttattgatttatCATTTTTTTTCATAGAATAATATTTGAttctaaaaaaattaaaaattaaaattatataCACCAACAATGTGATATAGTGGTTAAGATAAGATTAAAATCTAGTGATCAATTTTCATTGGTCAGTTGAAGATAAATTCATCTGAAATAATTTTATTGATAGAAAAAGAATACTTGAATATTATATAACTCTTATTTTTTAATCTATAGTATGAAAGTGACAGAGAAAAATTATTGCTATGCCCATAAAATCATGTCAAACATAAAAACCGGATCCAACATTTCATTATTGCATTCTATTATTGCGATGGACATCAAATTTTCTGTATATATATATTGAAGTGTAGTTAGATCTTGAGACTCATACACACTCACTGAGTTTCTACAACTTCACAGCTAAAATGGAGTTTACAAGTCTCTCTATTTTAGCTCTTCTTTGTGTAAGCTATTTTCTGCTTTTCTGTATCACTTATTATTGCTTCAATTTGCATCAATATTGTATGTGATTTGaaaagttttattttattttagtcAGAAATCACTTACTTTTTATTAGATATAAACTTTACTATTGTTAATCAATAATTAATTATGTTAGAGCACTTATAATTTTTTTATTGGACAAACTATTATGTGACATAACAGatagaaaaaaaattaaattcGTTTAACTAAATGGCTGTTTTATATATTTAATAATGGTTAATTGTTTCAATAATCAACAACCAATTAAAAGAATATGAAAAAAATAGAAACAAGGTAAAATTAAAAATCAAAGAAAGAATCCTCAACACCACCAAGAGAAATAAGGCTCTTTGTTTGATAATTGGAGATGGTTACGGTGTAAATAAGTCCTTTTAATGAAAAATCATTATCAACGTATGAAGTGTTAAATAATTCTATATCCAACTctgaaatatatatatatatatatatatatatatatatatatatatatatatatataatatatatatatatatatatatatatatatatatatatatatatatatatatatatatttcaataattgaatattttattattattaaagTAAAATGTAAATGAATTTTATAAATATGAGATGATATTGTATAAAAATtaagagtttaattgaaatacactgacagtcTAACAGGATTTTAtaccgtcagttaatcatagacgtcggatattaaaataaatttgacttttattttaaaaatctataaaataatacaaacggaTAATGGTGATaaatcgacggtgtaaaactttttacactgacagtatatagtaattaatctcttaaAAACATTTTTAGATTTATTTTTACATATTAATAAAGTTCAAGTTAAATAAACTGTAACTAGTTACTAACAATTCAATATTTATCAAATGCGTGGAATCATATTTAGTTACTTCGTTTGATAACTTACTATTGGAGTTAATGCAGATGTCTTCTGAAGTACTTTGTAAATTAACTAGGTGACTCaatttttttcttctctttttgatatttgatatttatttattttgaagaAAACTGTCAATTAGGTATTTAAGTATTAGTTGATGAGAAATTATAAATGTAAATATTGGATTATAAAATAAATGTTGTTAAGTTACTAGTAATGTATTCAATATTActaatttaataaaataaaaaaaaataaaaatttcaaTTAGAATTCCATGATACTGCTATTTTAACATCAATGTATATTTCAGGTTGCTTTTATGGAAGTTAATGCTTCTATGTCAGGAGAAGAATATTGGAATTCTATTTGGCCAAACACTCCAATTCCTAAGACTATTTCAGATTTGGTGTTATCAAGTTAGTAGATATTACTATGGTATTTATTATAAGCAAATAATAACAATTTTGTACTtctaaaaaaattatttaatattaCAGATAACACTGAGCTCATTAGAGGACAAGAAATGAAACAATATTGGACTGTCTTTTTTAACCATGACCTTTATCCTGGAAAAGAAATGAGTTTGGGTATCCAAAAACAATCATATATTCAACCATCACGATCAAATGCACAAATATTTATCAAAAAAGCAAGCACACATGTTGCAACTAAAGAAGAAATTGAGAAATCAACCCAACCTCATGGTGAAGCAACGAAAGAAGATATTGAGGAGCCAATCCAACCTTTTGGAGCATGGCGAAATGAAAAAGAAATTGAGGAGCCAATCCAACCTTTTGGAGCATGGCGAAATGAAGCAACTAAAAAAGAAATTGAGAGACCAAACAAACATTTTGAAGGTATAGTATGGCCTCGTAAAACAACCATTAAAAAACTTGAAAAAGTAAGTCAAACTTCTATAACTCGCACATTAGATGAAAAAGAGACACACATTCTTCGTGATTATTGTGAGAAACCATCCGCAATAGGGGAAGATAG includes:
- the LOC127076485 gene encoding unknown seed protein USP; protein product: MEFTSLSILALLCVAFMEVNASMSGEEYWNSIWPNTPIPKTISDLVLSNNTELIRGQEMKQYWTVFFNHDLYPGKEMSLGIQKQSYIQPSRSNAQIFIKKASTHVATKEEIEKSTQPHGEATKEDIEEPIQPFGAWRNEKEIEEPIQPFGAWRNEATKKEIERPNKHFEGIVWPRKTTIKKLEKVSQTSITRTLDEKETHILRDYCEKPSAIGEDRHCVTSLESMMYFVISKLGKNIKVMSSSFAQNQTQYVVEEVKKIGDKAVMCHKMNLKIVVFNCHQVNATTIYKVPLVASDGTKSNALTICHHDTRGMNANALYKVLKVRPGTVPICHFIGNKAIAWVPNDSVSEDDDCPRLI